Proteins from a single region of Chryseomicrobium sp. FSL W7-1435:
- a CDS encoding TetR/AcrR family transcriptional regulator, with product MSEQELRSRILFAALETFGREGFFEAKMLTIARLAKISKSTLYAMFPSKEELYTEMMKFTFSLFLSSIHQLIAQQVSFEETLRAITKMHLQNTWKQRHRSGMYLQLNHKHEEAMDALMAFIEEYIETVQHFFERYEIENASIKARLYVGMLDSFRNEIFMDPSFNEARLEEIQQQIDQIVVNGF from the coding sequence ATGTCCGAGCAAGAGCTCCGCTCACGAATCTTATTTGCAGCACTCGAAACCTTTGGTAGAGAAGGATTCTTTGAGGCTAAAATGCTTACAATTGCACGTCTAGCGAAAATTTCTAAGTCTACACTCTATGCGATGTTTCCTTCAAAAGAAGAACTTTATACAGAGATGATGAAATTCACATTCTCACTTTTCTTATCCTCTATTCATCAATTGATTGCCCAGCAAGTGTCTTTCGAAGAGACACTTCGAGCCATCACAAAGATGCATCTTCAAAACACTTGGAAACAACGTCATCGTTCCGGCATGTATCTACAATTGAATCATAAACATGAAGAGGCGATGGATGCACTGATGGCTTTTATTGAAGAATACATTGAGACTGTTCAACACTTTTTTGAACGCTATGAAATTGAAAATGCTTCTATAAAGGCAAGACTGTACGTAGGAATGCTCGATAGTTTTCGCAATGAAATCTTTATGGATCCCTCCTTCAACGAGGCTCGTTTAGAGGAAATCCAACAACAAATCGATCAAATTGTAGTGAACGGATTTTAA